From one Scyliorhinus torazame isolate Kashiwa2021f chromosome 25, sScyTor2.1, whole genome shotgun sequence genomic stretch:
- the LOC140402541 gene encoding tripartite motif-containing protein 54-like, with product MNVTHEALSKELSCPVCLELFTPPVLELPCGHNYCKQCIEATLFSQNCTHVNGHFFCPMCRKLTYLRGKGIGILKRNIFAENVLEKFKQELEMICSKELSQQTQMCEKHKEELMNLMCLHDDMPICSICKLFGDHQCHSVAILSDVYQQRKKCFTEDMKSLHMRSESASRTIQEIEKLMNDTVSACKDTKTMIDAVGASLLTELKSKINMLKMRVENERVQKMERLQETLAALHGPTQLYLQMKCLLDSHLNPAHFLKEDKLLRCEVARFAQQEGLPQVPKEGSISVSQYFKELVKGIDMKDFVSSETNKLLLRSAEEHDAWMSSCSNLNVPSAEDLDDIIHKIICSLGFKSKEAEESYDEYESFLSTASANNCLETAQEMEGLSVDRIDL from the exons ATGAACGTGACCCACGAGGCGCTGTCCAAGGAGCTGTCGTGCCCGGTGTGCCTCGAGCTGTTCACCCCCCCCGTGCTGGAACTGCCCTGCGGCCACAACTACTGCAAGCAATGCATCGAGGCTACGCTCTTCTCGCAGAACTGCACCCACGTGAACGGTCACTTCTTTTGCCCTATGTGCAGAAAG CTCACGTACCTGCGAGGGAAAGGGATCGGCATCTTGAAGCGAAACATCTTTGCGGAGAATGTGCTGGAGAAGTTTAAGCAGGAGTTGGAGATGATCTGCAGCAAGGAACTGAGCCAACAGACCCAAATGTGCGAGAAACACAAAGAGGAGCTCATGAACCTG ATGTGCCTGCATGACGACATGCCAATATGCAGCATTTGCAAGTTGTTTGGAGATCACCAATGTCACAGTGTCGCGATACTCTCTGACGTTTACCAGCAAAGGAAGAAATGTTTCACCGAAGATATGAAGTCTCTTCACATGAGGAGTGAGAGCGCGTCACGAACCATCCAG GAAATTGAGAAGCTCATGAATGACACAGTGTCTGCCTGCAAGGACACAAAGACGATGATCGACGCGGTGGGGGCCAGCCTTCTGACTGAGCTGAAGTCCAAAATCAACATGCTGAAGATGAGGGTGGAgaacgagagggtgcagaagatggaGAGGCTGCAGGAAACCCTGGCCGCCCTCCACGGCCCAACCCAGCTCTACCTGCAGATGAAGTGCCTGCTGGACTCCCACCTCAACCCTGCGCACTTCCTCAAGGAGGACAAGCTGCTCCGGTGCGAGGTGGCCCGGTTCGCCCAGCAGGAGGGCCTCCCCCAGGTCCCCAAGGAGGGCAGCATTTCGGTCTCGCAGTACTTCAAGGAGCTGGTCAAGGGCATCGACATGAAGGATTTCGTCTCCTCGGAGACCAACAAGCTGTTGCTGAGGAGCGCGGAGGAGCACGACGCCTGGATGTCAAGCTGCTCCAACCTAAACGTCCCCTCCGCAGAGGACCTCGATGACATCATCCACAAAATCATTTGCAGCTTGGGTTTCAAAAGCAAAGAGGCAGAAGAAAGTTACGATGAATATGAGTCTTTCCTATCAACTGCCAGTGCAAACAACTGCCTCGAGACAgcccaggagatggaggggttgtcAGTGGACAGAATAGATTTATAA